From the genome of Glycine soja cultivar W05 chromosome 14, ASM419377v2, whole genome shotgun sequence:
ATACCATTTATTTATATAGCTATTTTACCTAGTTTTATCGCCTCTCTTCTTGTCTCTCTCtcaataatcataaaaataatttaaaaaaagagttaCAATAATGGAAGTTCTCTAAAGAAAACTATTCATAGGAGTGCTTTAACTTATACTATTAAATTCCCATCTCTTATCAAACTAAACAAAGCAATATTGAAGCATAAAGGCTGTTTTGAAAAAGCAAACATGGGGCGAGGGATTGATTAAACTAGGTAATAGAAGTGGAAGCTTTAAGTAACTTCCTTGTAAGTAAGATAGTATTAAACGCGCATGAGTTACGCGTCCGTACTGTGTTATACACATAGGAAAATAAACACACGTCCGTGCATGACACGTTTATCATAGAACGTAGATGCTACTTTTGCATGAGTCTAATCGCGTAACGTTTTGTGATTGGGTGGTGCTTCTTACAAGAAATCATGATCTTATTATTACCTTCTAAAGCTACGTAGGGGACCCCGAACGAGTATTTTCTACTTTAATTTTCTCTACTTTTAATAAGAGTAGAAGGAAAAATTACAGAGCGAGAGAAGAACAAGGCGAAAGCAAACAAAACttaccaaaagaaaagaaagaaaaaaagaatatagtATATATCAAAGTGGAGAATCAAGAAACCAAGtagattttgtttgattttcgCGTCAAACAACAAGCAGAGCCCGAGGATTTGTGGAAACCAGTTCAAAGGgggcaaagaaaagaaaagcttgaGATTTTAGCTTGTTTTATTGGATTAGACTTaaacttttttacttgaaaaaagCTACAAAAGGGAATAAAGAATCCCATATACCTAACTCCAAACCCCAAGTGGCTTCATCACTTtcagatttatttattatatatgtgtgttttaCTTTTTCCAGTTTCGAGTTAATTTTTGAATCGgacccaataaaaaaattaaattaaatttaaaaagaggAACTGTTAACCACGATTGAGCTAGCTAGGGACGAAACAAACTTCAACTGAAACATCAAGATTCAAGGCCTGTTAATAATGTCTCAGATAAGACACAAATACATGATGTAGTGCGCGGTTCGAATTGATGATTGGCACGTAGGTTCTCACAAGATTAAAAATCCGAAGAGACAAAGGGAAAAGGACTGGTTGACAAGCACTATCTAGTTTACTTGATAGGATGAAAATGCCCCCAAAAGATTATACCAATTAACCTGTACATATATATGCGTGTCAAACATCACTGAGCCCTAGTTTTGAACGCCTCTGATCTTGCCCATTGCCATATAGGCTTAATTTaggtttatataaatatttgtgaCTCATCAAATCTTTAATTCATAATCATCGTTGTGTAGttttaaagtgaaactaaatttaaattatttaggaTCAAGTAtcgtaaatgaaaaaaattgataaagagGTAATAGGTGATAagttaagtttttcttttaagtcAAATCAATCATTAACAATATCAGTTAATACTTTACACCTATTTATAAtggcaaataaaataaaataaaaattcttaattgACTGTGGAAAGATCTAGATTCATATTAATTTCACACCAAAATATTCATTAAGATTTGTGACTaatcaaattgttaattaatcGTGTGAAGTTTGAGTAATGTACAtatgaatggaaaaaaaaaacgtagTTTGGAAGACTTCATAAGAGATAATTTgtcacatattttttattcttatagaaattaatcatcaatgaaattgattaatattttacatttataatatcaaaaaagaatttttaattgaCAGTGCAAAAGATAGAGATTCATATTAATTTCACCCCCAAAATATTCATTTACAATATGGCTACAACGGTGTGGTAAATGGTTGGAGCGATTGGGGACAGAAACAAAAGGAAGGGGGAgtcaagagaaagaagaaaaaaaaatgaaatcaggACAAAATGATCACAGTGGgttgagaagaaaaaagaaaaaacaatatattaatctaaataatatttatgtgaTAGACAAGGTTTGAGGGATTCGGGAAAAAATTTTCTGTCCAGGTGCAAGAATAGCCAAGGGATCAAAATTGGCCTTTCTCTCGACGAATCTGGTCCACTTATCTCCATAGTGTCGCATCCAGTTCTCCTGTGACTGGTAGTGAGGGAGATATAACTTGAAATCAAAGCCTCTGTTGTAGCATAACTGAATAATCTCATGGTTTTGTTCCACCAACAGTTCTGTAGGTGGTCCCTTTGGGGGTGGTGGAATAAATCGGAGCAAGGCTATAATGTAGAAAATGTTGCTGTCCGGCACCACTACCGAGTGTCGACTATCCCACCtgattaacaataaaacaaaaagtggaAACACAATTAATCAATTAGGGTGGTCCTTATGACTACATTACTAAAATCactttatcttaaaatattattgattaatcAATTAAggaatttcattttgtttttttttttaatttgcactAATATTCTCTTTTGAAGACAATTCTATTTCAAACATATACATTCATTCACTAAATACAGACACATTTACTATTAGGAATTCAGACAAGGATATTCATCATGATGTAAGAAATTGGTCCTTACTAAACGTGAATATCTCTCCTTTAGTAGGAATTCGGACACTGATAAGTTACGTTGTAAGAAACTAATTCCTTTAACTAGACTTCATCTTTCTTGCTaaggatttttcatttttcaatgatGTATAAGTTATAGTTGATGTAATCTATGTGcatgatatataattttttatttgcaatTAATGCATGAGGGTCAATTCATTGGCGCATGACTTGAACCAGTTACAGATTGGGGAAGGTGGGGTGGGAGGAGGGGGACCCTTAAAAAGAATCAAATTCTAATCCCCAGAAAAGGAGCACCACAATCAATCCCTCCCTCCCCTGTGTATGTGGAACCAGAAGGGCGATGATTTTGTTTTGTCTGTCAGAAATCAAATCTCGTTTCTAGAGTCCACACAAAGACCGGTGTTGCTGTAATCCGGTTGGCGAATAAATATCCTTGTCCATTCTAATTGGCAACACTGACCATGAAAGATACGTTGTTGGGCATGGAATTAATGGGGGAAACTCCACTTCTCTCAGATCCACACAGAATTCTCCCCCACTTCTGTGTGACTTTACAAGTTAACAATACAACTTTATCGACACTACGAAAGGAAATAGTTTCATGCACAGAGAAGCCAAGGTTCACACTTGCAACTTGCTATAAATGTTATcacataattttaaagtaaaactatattttttgtctcaaaattataatttgttgtataattataaaataaacattttatcatTGATGGGACAAAATATTAActttatattaacaaaaaaatatttttatgtagtAATACTTAAACAAAAACCaattcattataaaaataagcaaatagtaaatgaattgaaagttaaaagaaattttataatgtcatctaattaaaaattaacatgtttggtttgcaaTTTAAGTTGTTGTGTacgaattttaaaattaaatctaacGGCTCAACATAGATAAAACGCAAAAGGGAGAGTGGAAATGTTTTAGCAAACCTccgtttgtttgttttcaacttCTGTTTATAAGGGTTATCTATATCAATCCTAATTTGAGAGTAAATATCAAGTCTCTGTCAGAGAAGATTTTCAATCAAAgccaaacaaatacaaaattaaattcatcaatTTTAACCCCCCACACCACACCCCCTTAGGACGGTGTCCCAATGCAAAGGAACAAGTTCAAGTTAGGTCAAGCGCCTACCACGGGCAAGGAGTGAATAGGGAATAGGAAAAAATGGGTGTCATACTACTGTACGGACACCCCCAAAGTAAAAAGGTACGACCGCAGTGTGGTGAAACAGCGGAGCTGAGGTTACCTTACGACCAATTGATGGGGATGGCACCGGGTCCCACTTTGGCTTGACCTTTTTtgtggaatatatatatatgaccaaCCCTCAAGATCTTAACCACCCCCCGTTTATAATTGGTGGTCCAGAAGCCACAGTAAGCACATAATacaagaaattattattattaggtaaACTTGGATTATTaagtatttatgatttttttttaagaaaggtatttttataattaaaaattatgaaactaatagtcaaataatcaaatttctgaAAACATGTTAAAGAAATCAATTGTACTGATCTTGTTTTTAGTATCTTTATAGTCTTATTTAATAATCTCTTTATATAACATGttattcataataattaattaggtgTTTTATATAGACTAATTACAATTTCATGATGGTGTTCAATTACAAAATAATCACTAACTTATTGTGAGTTTGAATAAAACTGAATTTgattctattaaattaaattttgaatttgaattttgtgaataaaaaaattattataaataaccaaccaaattttctataaaaaaaaattcaagaaagaCAATAGATACTTTTTATTTACTATTATCATGATGACCGAAAGAGACAGCCTAATAAATTCACACAATACACACAATTGTGGTGAAACCAAGCAATGCAATACAAGAAGAGGCAAACAAATTAAGGGCTCAGGTGATTCATCTACGTGGCTTACAGGTCACACTAGGTGCTCTTGTGGGACCCCGGCCCCATACCCCTCTTGCGTGTCAACCCCAGAGAAGGTTGTGATATAGTTCATGTTAGTAGTAAATTTTAACCTCGTCATCATCATAATAATAAACCAGTTCATGTCAAGGTCAAGCTCACACACACAACCAACCCAACAAACGCATTAAAATTAGAGTCTGACGTGATTGTAATGTAGCTACCCTAGCTTCCTATCCCCTCAACAAAGGGTAAGGAAAGATTTTGCCAAATCTGGGTTGTGGAACTCATTAAtgcttgaataaatatttataggtGGTGAAATTGAAGCAAATGAAAGGAACAGGAAAAGAATctctaatttgattttttttttttttgtaaaatttaaggTAAGTcacataaaaatacataattacattttttttgtcctCTTATTGTCATTTTGTGAATTTAATTACCCGTGTTTCTTTTTAGCAAATTtgattcttcattctttttacTATGTAATTTTTGCCTATTATTAAGTTAACATCtaatgtttaataaaaaaaataatgacatgATAATACATCCCAATGGTACGTATTTCTATAAAACATTAGATGTGAAGTTAACAAATAAACTTAAGTTGtaaaattaagataacaagagaCTAAATTTGCGGAAAAGACAGGAAAGGACCACACATgcaaaataaagataaagagaGACTAAAGTGCAATTAGGTTAAAAAGTTTATCCTAATGTccaaaaatgagaaatattttGATTCACCGTAAAAAATTGTACTTACTTGCTTCGCAAAAGAGGGTACACTAGAATGGGGCCACCAACTCCGTGCTTGAGGATTTTCTTGAACACTTCACGATCAAATTCAGCGATGTTGGACTTGGAGACGAACATATTCAGCCATGGGTGGGGTGCGTCCCAGATTCCATTGGCTTTTGCATCTTCCTCCACACGCTTCACACGTAGCAAGAATTCCATGTAGGTCACATCCACGCAGAACTTTAGACCCTCGACGAATCGTAGCCGTCCAAGTAATCTATCCACCTCCTAAAGAAGAGTGAGTACTGAGTTACATAACCATGTCACTgagatataaaagataaaattggaAGGAGGGGTATTACGACATTGACATATTTTCCTACATATTCCAGAAAATGATGGCTTTTTGGCCATTTTCGGAACTGTGGGGACCGAAACGTCAGCGAGATCTCAATGATCAGAGCAATGGAGCACCCACTGATGTAACATGACCGTTTTAACCTTAACCACTAATGAACTCCGCATTGCCATTTTGTGCTAATTGCTAAGGTATCAGGCCACGCAAGGTACAGTCCCCTTTGGTAATTTAAAACGCAAAACATAGGCTATTTTGGGCGAAGGTGTGACGTGTCAGAAAATCCAATGGAAGATATATTATGACCGAATAGTCAGTTTTCACGAAACCATTGCCGTTTTCatggaaaaaaacaaaattaaattatcatatCACCCCAACcatatagtaaaataaaaaaaaatcacaaacaaaCACTTAACCCCGAATTGATCTGTGACGTTATCTATGGACCTTATGCCAGACATGAATTAAATAAGCCATTCTCCGTCGACTTAACTTCGTACATGTGTAGGTGAAATCTGCGTATATTTGACTTTTTACCAGGGACCCACTTCAAATCTGTTGTTTACttgttttcaatttattattattgagattattattcaaatttatttatttatttctttagggAAGGTTTTTATAAGCTTAAAGTCTTTTATTAAAGTAAGCGAGGCACTAGGTCAAAACTGAGACATCATTGGTGCCCCGGCGTTTACTGTGGCCGACCCGTACAATCcccaataaaagacaaaaatcCCAAACGCCAGCTAGAGAGTGTGTACACACATCACATCCTGCTGAATAATGAGACCccgagaagaaagaaaaaaaaaggttaaatgaGTTGAATTTACCATATCAACAGCGGAAGGATGGTCTTGGTTACGATAATGAAGCGCAAGTTCTAGGCAATAGAGAAGCGGGCCTGCAGCGGAAGGGATCCGAAGCGGGTCGAAGTATTGGTTAGGGCCCATGGGCACAGTGGGCCAGCCGTTGCAAGGGTCGTCACTGTTCACAAGAACGAAACCTTCCACGTAATCAAAACCGTCACCCTCTGGGAGAGTGACCAGCCACTCTGCGTCTCTTGTGAAGTGGGCAAATTCTGAGTAGAGGACCCTTATCCATCTCACCTAATAAGCAAAATATTAGATAGATAAGTTTGTGTAACACAGGGGTATTAAATCTAGTTTTAGCCTACCATGTCGGGGGCTTGTTGAACCGGGAGTCGGGCTCGTGTTATGATGCCGAACTGTCCTAATCCGCCCAGGGTGGCGAAGAAGAGTTCTGAATTTTGCGATTCGGAGCAGACTAAAGTTTCGCCTTTGCCGGTGACGACTTCCAATTCTGTTACGTTGGCGGTCTGCGGGCCGTAGCGGAAGGACTGGCCGCTGACGCCGGCGTTCGAGAGAGTTCCGCCCACGGTCAGGCCGAGGTAATCGGTCCACGATCTCGGCGCCAGGCGGAACTCCGAAACGCAGCGTTTGAGGACCTCTTCCCATAATGCCCCTCCCGAAACGTCCACGTATAGGGACCCGTCGTCGAGGGAGAGGAGGGTGAAGTGGTCCTCCATGGCGCGCATGTCTAGGACGAGGCCGTTCTCCGCCATGGCCTGGCCATTGATGGAGTGGCCGTTGCCTCGCGCCGCCACCGTGAGGTTCGCCTTGCGCGTCGCCGCCTTCACCGCCCTCGCCACGTCACCGGCGACGGCGGGGCGAATAACCGCCA
Proteins encoded in this window:
- the LOC114384973 gene encoding cytokinin dehydrogenase 7-like; the protein is MIAYLEHFVHGNDTESMPNDDVSALDGAFHFGATAGAGKDFGGMKSAKPLAVIRPAVAGDVARAVKAATRKANLTVAARGNGHSINGQAMAENGLVLDMRAMEDHFTLLSLDDGSLYVDVSGGALWEEVLKRCVSEFRLAPRSWTDYLGLTVGGTLSNAGVSGQSFRYGPQTANVTELEVVTGKGETLVCSESQNSELFFATLGGLGQFGIITRARLPVQQAPDMVRWIRVLYSEFAHFTRDAEWLVTLPEGDGFDYVEGFVLVNSDDPCNGWPTVPMGPNQYFDPLRIPSAAGPLLYCLELALHYRNQDHPSAVDMEVDRLLGRLRFVEGLKFCVDVTYMEFLLRVKRVEEDAKANGIWDAPHPWLNMFVSKSNIAEFDREVFKKILKHGVGGPILVYPLLRSKWDSRHSVVVPDSNIFYIIALLRFIPPPPKGPPTELLVEQNHEIIQLCYNRGFDFKLYLPHYQSQENWMRHYGDKWTRFVERKANFDPLAILAPGQKIFSRIPQTLSIT